One window from the genome of Metabacillus flavus encodes:
- the nadA gene encoding quinolinate synthase NadA, with translation MSLMDVLNEEAVSLIPEKYRTLSTEEIEKRIWEIKKEFGSRLFIPGHHYQKDEVIQFADCTGDSLQLAQAAAENKEAEHIVFCGVHFMAETADMLTGDDQYVYLPDMRAGCSMADMANIKQTERAWERLTALYGDTIIPLTYVNSTAAIKAFVGRHGGASVTSSNAKEIVKWALEQKKRILFLPDQHLGRNTAFDLGIPLEEMAVWNPISEKLEGPSEPARILLWKGHCSVHEKFTEKNIAHIRKTKPDMTIIVHPECTHEVVQLADLAGSTKYIIDQISAAAAGTKWAVGTEMNLVNRLISLNPDKEIVSLNPYMCPCLTMNRIDLPHLLWSLEALAEGKGVNRIIVEKEDAKQAVLALNRMLSI, from the coding sequence ATGAGTCTTATGGATGTGCTGAACGAGGAAGCCGTTTCGCTGATTCCTGAAAAATACAGAACATTGTCCACGGAGGAAATAGAGAAGAGAATATGGGAGATTAAAAAAGAATTCGGCAGCAGACTTTTTATCCCCGGCCATCATTATCAAAAGGATGAAGTCATCCAATTTGCAGATTGCACTGGTGATTCTCTGCAGCTTGCCCAGGCTGCGGCAGAGAATAAAGAGGCAGAGCATATTGTTTTTTGCGGCGTTCATTTTATGGCCGAAACGGCAGACATGCTGACAGGTGATGATCAATACGTCTACTTGCCGGATATGAGAGCAGGCTGCTCGATGGCCGATATGGCAAATATCAAGCAGACCGAGCGTGCTTGGGAAAGATTGACGGCTCTATACGGAGATACCATTATCCCGCTTACCTACGTCAACTCCACCGCAGCCATCAAAGCCTTTGTGGGAAGACATGGAGGGGCATCCGTGACCTCCTCAAATGCAAAAGAAATTGTGAAATGGGCATTGGAGCAAAAAAAACGCATACTATTTTTGCCGGACCAGCATCTGGGAAGAAACACAGCCTTTGATCTTGGAATTCCCCTTGAAGAAATGGCTGTTTGGAACCCGATATCAGAGAAATTGGAGGGTCCTTCCGAGCCGGCAAGAATTCTTCTCTGGAAGGGGCATTGCTCGGTACATGAGAAGTTTACAGAAAAGAACATTGCCCATATCAGAAAGACAAAACCCGATATGACAATCATTGTCCACCCGGAGTGCACGCATGAGGTTGTTCAGCTGGCTGATCTTGCCGGTTCAACAAAGTATATTATAGATCAAATTTCTGCAGCAGCGGCAGGGACAAAATGGGCGGTCGGCACGGAAATGAACCTCGTTAACAGATTGATCTCCTTAAATCCTGATAAGGAAATTGTTTCACTGAACCCTTATATGTGCCCATGTTTAACGATGAACAGAATCGATCTTCCGCATTTACTGTGGTCTTTGGAAGCTCTTGCAGAAGGCAAAGGGGTAAACAGAATCATCGTGGAAAAAGAAGATGCAAAACAGGCAGTGCTTGCACTGAACAGAATGCTTTCTATATAA